One region of Chlorobiota bacterium genomic DNA includes:
- the rnr gene encoding ribonuclease R → MPKHSHHTLEAVREEIVRLLTEAAPDHLKTNELSKKLGIPATAPDYELVREALDQLTDEGTITRGARRRYHLAIPDVAIEGELQMAGRNRWIVMPSKGMDTPIEIDPRNTWTALHGDTVRVKITIPARFGERPEGEVVRVLHRAADTVVGTLKHGKRTYYLEPDDKKIHRVIGIFKNQIGVAKVGEKVLVKLREWNDPYDDPEGTIIRTLGPAGEMGAEIAAIALKHRLPHHFPDEVVAQAQAFPETIPPEELAARRDIRAMNLFTIDPHDARDFDDAVSIEEHEEGEVTVGVHIADVSYYVPQGSPLDQEALKRGTSVYLVTGVIPMLPERLSNNLCSLRPDEDRLAYSVFVRLSARGAIRGYEILKTVMRSKRRFTYEEALQVLQTGEGDFAHELLALNRIAHVLRQNRHRKGSVDFDRAELRFKLDDNNQPTEVVQKHATESTRLIEDCMLLANRVVAQHIATRKFPTGKERGANLNPFIYRIHDTPPKDKLQELAAFVKRLGYNLPTDNVQPKDIQKLIDSVRGSEHEETITELTLRSMAKAVYSEHNIGHFGLAFQHYTHFTSPIRRYPDLIVHRMLAEYEAGMPVRQRNEYAATLGPIADQCSERERAAVEAERDSIKIAQVQFVKRHVGDTFAARISGVLPFGMFAQITELGIEGLVRVKMMDDDFYIFDEATLSFRGRNTRRTYRIGDPITVRVVRVDELRAEIDMELVPEETTPANAPHQQPRKDTPRKEKPKAKKNRKGRK, encoded by the coding sequence ATGCCAAAACATTCACACCACACCCTTGAAGCCGTCCGCGAAGAGATCGTTCGGCTGCTGACTGAAGCTGCCCCGGACCACCTGAAGACCAACGAGCTTTCCAAAAAACTGGGAATCCCCGCAACCGCTCCCGATTACGAGCTGGTGCGCGAAGCGTTGGACCAGTTGACCGATGAAGGAACCATCACCCGTGGCGCGCGCCGCCGCTACCACCTTGCAATCCCCGACGTTGCCATTGAAGGGGAGCTGCAAATGGCCGGGCGCAACCGTTGGATAGTGATGCCAAGCAAGGGGATGGACACCCCAATCGAGATTGACCCCCGCAACACCTGGACCGCACTGCATGGCGATACCGTCCGCGTGAAGATCACCATCCCGGCCCGGTTTGGCGAACGCCCAGAAGGTGAGGTTGTTCGCGTGCTCCACCGCGCTGCCGACACCGTTGTTGGCACGTTGAAGCATGGGAAACGCACCTACTATCTGGAGCCGGACGACAAGAAAATCCACCGGGTAATCGGCATCTTCAAAAACCAGATTGGCGTGGCGAAAGTTGGGGAGAAGGTGCTGGTGAAACTGCGCGAATGGAACGACCCCTACGACGATCCGGAAGGAACGATTATCCGAACGCTGGGACCGGCAGGGGAGATGGGTGCTGAGATCGCCGCCATCGCGCTGAAGCACCGCCTGCCCCATCACTTCCCCGACGAGGTGGTTGCACAAGCCCAGGCGTTCCCAGAAACGATTCCCCCCGAAGAGCTTGCCGCACGGCGCGACATCCGTGCGATGAATCTGTTCACCATTGACCCCCACGATGCCCGCGACTTCGACGACGCGGTCTCGATTGAAGAACATGAGGAAGGGGAGGTGACCGTGGGCGTGCACATCGCCGACGTAAGCTACTACGTCCCGCAGGGAAGCCCGCTGGACCAGGAAGCACTGAAGCGCGGGACCTCCGTCTATCTGGTGACAGGGGTGATCCCGATGCTTCCCGAACGGCTTTCCAACAACCTTTGCTCGCTTCGCCCCGATGAGGACCGCTTGGCCTACAGCGTGTTCGTTCGGTTGTCGGCGCGCGGGGCAATTCGGGGGTATGAGATTCTGAAAACGGTGATGCGGTCCAAACGCCGATTCACCTACGAGGAAGCGTTGCAGGTGCTGCAGACCGGCGAAGGAGATTTTGCGCACGAGCTGCTGGCCCTGAACCGAATCGCCCACGTGCTTCGCCAGAACCGCCACCGAAAAGGGAGCGTGGATTTCGACCGCGCCGAGCTGCGGTTCAAGCTGGACGACAACAACCAACCGACGGAGGTCGTGCAGAAACACGCCACCGAATCCACACGGCTGATTGAGGATTGCATGCTGCTGGCAAACCGCGTGGTTGCCCAGCATATCGCCACGCGGAAATTCCCCACGGGGAAGGAGCGCGGGGCCAACCTGAACCCGTTCATCTACCGCATCCACGACACCCCGCCAAAGGATAAACTGCAGGAGCTTGCGGCGTTCGTGAAGCGGCTTGGATACAACCTCCCGACCGACAACGTGCAGCCGAAGGACATCCAGAAACTGATAGACTCCGTGCGTGGCAGCGAGCACGAGGAAACCATCACCGAACTGACGCTCCGCTCGATGGCAAAGGCTGTCTATTCCGAACACAACATCGGGCACTTCGGGCTGGCGTTCCAGCATTACACCCATTTTACCTCGCCAATCCGCCGCTATCCCGACCTTATCGTCCACCGGATGTTGGCCGAGTATGAAGCGGGAATGCCGGTCCGGCAAAGGAATGAGTACGCCGCCACGCTTGGGCCCATTGCCGACCAATGCTCCGAACGCGAACGCGCAGCGGTCGAGGCCGAGCGCGACTCCATCAAGATTGCACAGGTGCAGTTCGTGAAGCGGCACGTTGGCGACACCTTCGCGGCGCGGATATCGGGGGTGCTGCCGTTTGGGATGTTCGCCCAGATTACCGAGTTGGGGATCGAGGGATTGGTGCGGGTGAAGATGATGGATGACGATTTCTACATCTTCGACGAAGCCACGCTAAGTTTCCGCGGGCGGAACACGCGCCGCACCTACCGGATTGGCGACCCAATCACCGTCCGCGTGGTCCGCGTTGATGAGTTGCGCGCAGAGATAGATATGGAGCTTGTCCCCGAAGAAACCACGCCCGCAAACGCCCCCCACCAACAACCCCGGAAGGATACGCCCCGGAAGGAAAAACCGAAGGCTAAAAAGAACAGAAAAGGAAGGAAGTAG
- a CDS encoding FAD-binding oxidoreductase, which yields MFSIWEQEALLRFDVIIIGAGIIGLSAAIELAGRKPQLEIAVLERGPFSSGASTRNAGFACFGSLTEIVADIERIGAEGALAVIDARRAGLELLRQRVGDANLRYEPLGGYELLFPEQLPVLDRLDEINTLLEPMFGDRVFRRDDAAIARFGFNQRKVAALLFNPFEGQIHSGAMVAQLMRLAAERGVRIITGATVLSVDDGPETAAAHCQFGTDHTATLTANELIVCTNAFTPTLLPDVPIVPGRGQVLVTSPIPELTLRGAFHFDEGFYYFRNLGNRVLFGGGRNLAFQEEETHASALNHTIQTRLEELLRTVILPNQEFQIEHRWAGIMGFSSTKLPIVQRVGQRITVGFGCNGMGVALGSSIAQQVAELVMQG from the coding sequence ATGTTCAGCATTTGGGAACAAGAAGCCTTGCTCCGCTTTGATGTAATCATTATCGGGGCCGGGATTATTGGGCTTTCGGCGGCAATCGAGCTTGCTGGACGGAAGCCGCAACTGGAAATCGCGGTGCTGGAGCGGGGACCGTTCAGCAGCGGCGCAAGCACCCGCAACGCTGGGTTTGCCTGCTTCGGCAGCCTGACGGAGATCGTCGCAGACATTGAACGGATTGGCGCGGAAGGGGCGTTGGCGGTGATTGATGCACGCCGCGCAGGGTTGGAACTTCTGCGCCAGCGCGTGGGGGATGCGAACCTTCGGTATGAACCATTGGGCGGCTACGAACTGCTGTTCCCCGAGCAGCTTCCGGTGCTGGATCGCCTTGATGAAATCAACACCCTGCTAGAGCCAATGTTCGGGGATCGCGTTTTCCGCCGCGACGACGCAGCGATTGCGCGGTTTGGGTTCAATCAGCGGAAGGTGGCGGCGTTGTTGTTTAATCCGTTCGAGGGGCAGATCCATTCCGGGGCAATGGTTGCGCAGCTGATGCGGCTGGCCGCCGAACGCGGCGTGCGGATTATCACCGGGGCCACGGTTCTTTCCGTTGACGACGGGCCGGAAACGGCAGCGGCCCATTGCCAGTTCGGCACCGACCACACGGCAACGCTTACCGCCAACGAACTTATCGTTTGCACGAACGCCTTCACCCCAACGCTTCTTCCCGATGTGCCGATAGTTCCCGGGCGCGGCCAGGTGCTGGTGACCTCGCCAATTCCGGAGCTTACCCTGCGCGGGGCGTTCCATTTCGATGAAGGATTTTACTACTTCCGCAACCTCGGGAATCGGGTGCTGTTTGGGGGGGGAAGGAATCTTGCGTTCCAGGAGGAGGAGACCCACGCATCGGCACTGAACCACACCATCCAGACCCGGTTGGAAGAGTTGCTCCGGACGGTGATTCTTCCCAATCAGGAATTCCAAATTGAACACCGCTGGGCCGGAATCATGGGATTCAGCAGCACGAAATTGCCGATCGTCCAACGGGTGGGGCAGCGGATCACCGTGGGGTTTGGATGCAACGGAATGGGGGTGGCGCTGGGAAGCAGCATCGCCCAGCAAGTGGCGGAGCTTGTGATGCAGGGGTGA
- a CDS encoding mechanosensitive ion channel family protein: protein MEFSFGNLQPILVPLAYVVGAAAAGFLIHFVMGTFVHQWAKRTAFVYDDVIVSTLRTPLVIATILLGIWMAMEHSQFSAEVMRVAAIVLEVLLLLLLTVSLGVLSQRIIRARADMQHNSRAATGVIQTIVQICLYAFGFALILSAFGVNITAILTALGVGGLALALALQDTLSNLFGGIYITLANQIRVGDYVEIAKELEGVVTDINWRTTTIRTLDSTLVIIPNSKLSQATVTNLSLPERHFRMAVTVTVDYSSDPHLVEQTLIRLIEESGHENPDAAEATSQPAGKIRGLLCVPRPEANFHSFGDSYLTITFMFWVRDYRFRTPVRNEVIKKTILRFRELGIQIPFPQRVVRFAPGVRWEAEPEAS, encoded by the coding sequence ATGGAATTTTCTTTCGGCAATCTACAACCGATTCTTGTCCCGCTGGCCTACGTTGTTGGCGCGGCGGCGGCGGGTTTTCTCATCCATTTTGTGATGGGGACGTTTGTTCACCAGTGGGCCAAGCGGACGGCGTTTGTGTACGATGACGTTATCGTCAGCACGCTGCGGACCCCGTTGGTGATTGCCACCATCCTGCTTGGCATCTGGATGGCGATGGAGCACTCGCAGTTTTCGGCGGAGGTGATGAGGGTGGCGGCAATCGTGTTGGAGGTGCTGCTGCTTCTGCTGCTGACCGTCAGCCTGGGGGTGTTGTCGCAGCGGATTATCCGCGCCCGCGCCGATATGCAGCATAACTCGCGCGCGGCCACGGGGGTTATCCAGACGATCGTGCAGATCTGCTTGTACGCCTTTGGGTTTGCGCTGATCTTGAGCGCGTTTGGGGTGAACATCACGGCAATCCTGACCGCGCTTGGGGTGGGTGGGTTGGCGCTGGCATTGGCGTTGCAGGACACCCTCTCGAACCTGTTCGGCGGAATCTACATCACCCTTGCCAACCAAATTCGGGTGGGGGATTATGTGGAGATTGCCAAGGAGCTGGAAGGGGTTGTCACCGACATCAACTGGCGGACAACCACCATCCGCACGCTTGATTCCACGCTGGTGATTATCCCGAACAGCAAGCTCTCGCAAGCAACCGTCACCAACCTTAGTTTGCCGGAGCGGCATTTCCGCATGGCGGTCACCGTCACGGTGGATTATTCCAGCGACCCACACTTGGTGGAACAAACGCTGATCCGGCTGATTGAGGAATCGGGGCACGAAAACCCCGACGCTGCCGAGGCCACCAGCCAGCCAGCGGGGAAGATTCGTGGCCTTCTTTGCGTGCCCCGGCCCGAGGCCAATTTCCATTCCTTTGGGGATTCCTACCTGACCATCACCTTCATGTTTTGGGTTCGCGATTACCGATTCCGAACCCCCGTGCGGAACGAGGTCATCAAGAAAACGATTTTGCGATTCCGCGAGCTTGGTATCCAAATTCCGTTCCCGCAACGGGTGGTCCGGTTTGCGCCCGGGGTGCGGTGGGAAGCGGAGCCCGAGGCTTCATAA